Proteins from a genomic interval of Diaminobutyricimonas aerilata:
- the uvrA gene encoding excinuclease ABC subunit UvrA, with translation MSISFVEDVPKLSVRGARVHNLKDVDLEIPRDSLVVFTGLSGSGKSSLAFDTIFAEGQRRYVESLSAYARQFLGQVDRPDVDFIEGLSPAVSIDQKSTNRNPRSTVGTITEIYDYMRLLWARIGVPHCPVCGEKIEKQTVQQIADQLMTLESGTRYQVLSPVVSQKKGEFVDLFRELAAGGYSRAIVDGEMIQLSDPPKLKKQVKHDISVVVDRLVASDDILTRLTDSLETALRLTDGLVTINYVDLEGPQAFRTFSEKLSCPNGHPLQLTEIEPRTFSFNAPFGACPECSGLGTKMSVDPELVIGDPDLSLNEGVILPWQQQGKGLYNYFQRLLEGLARDMGFSLDTPWGDLSDEVRTAILEGNNFEVQVRWRNRYGREMKYSTGFEGVMPYIERKYHEAESDWSQQRHGEYLREIPCPVCEGKRLKPEVLSVLVHSQSISDVAELSLLDSYQFMQRLELTAREARIAAQVLREIRVRLEFLIEVGLGYLSMARAAATLSGGEAQRIRLATQIGSGLTGVLYVLDEPSIGLHQRDNRRLIETLVKLKNLGNTLIVVEHDEDTIRTADWIVDIGPGAGELGGTVVHSGDYRALMANEHSLTGDYLSGRKSIATPKKRRKIDKKRQLTVEGARANNLRDVTVSFPLGAFVAVTGVSGSGKSSLVNDILYKVLANRLNGARRIPGKHRRITGLDNLDKVVHVDQAPIGRTPRSNPATYTGVFDRIRTLFAETMEAKTRGYLPGRFSFNVKGGRCENCAGDGTIKIEMNFLPDVYVACEVCGGARYNRDTLSVHYKGKNIAEVLDMPIAEAAEFFEPITAIHRYLKTLVDVGLGYVRLGQSATTLSGGEAQRVKLATELQKRSNGRSIYVLDEPTTGLHFEDVRKLLLVLNGLVDKGNTVVVIEHNLDVIKSADWLIDMGPEGGAGGGQVIATGTPEQLAKSPDSHTAVFLREILAQ, from the coding sequence GTGTCGATTTCGTTCGTAGAGGATGTCCCCAAGCTCAGTGTCCGGGGCGCTCGAGTCCATAACCTCAAGGACGTCGACCTCGAGATTCCACGTGATTCCCTCGTCGTCTTCACCGGCCTGTCCGGTTCCGGAAAGTCGTCCCTCGCGTTCGACACGATCTTCGCCGAGGGCCAGCGCCGCTACGTCGAATCGCTCTCGGCCTACGCCCGCCAGTTCCTCGGCCAGGTCGACCGCCCCGACGTCGACTTCATCGAAGGGCTGAGCCCCGCCGTCTCGATCGATCAGAAGTCGACGAACCGCAACCCGCGGTCGACGGTCGGAACGATCACCGAGATCTACGACTACATGCGTCTGCTCTGGGCGCGCATCGGCGTGCCGCACTGCCCCGTCTGCGGGGAGAAGATCGAGAAGCAGACGGTGCAGCAGATCGCCGACCAGCTGATGACGCTCGAGAGCGGCACCCGCTACCAGGTGCTCAGCCCCGTGGTGAGCCAGAAGAAGGGCGAGTTCGTCGACCTCTTCCGCGAACTCGCGGCCGGCGGCTACTCGCGCGCGATCGTCGACGGCGAGATGATCCAGCTGAGCGACCCGCCGAAGCTCAAGAAGCAGGTCAAGCACGACATCTCCGTCGTCGTCGACCGCCTCGTCGCCTCCGACGACATCCTCACCCGCCTCACCGACTCCCTCGAGACCGCCCTCCGGCTCACCGACGGGCTCGTGACCATCAACTACGTCGACCTCGAGGGTCCGCAGGCGTTCCGCACCTTCAGCGAGAAGCTCTCCTGCCCGAACGGGCACCCGCTGCAGCTCACCGAGATCGAGCCGCGCACCTTCTCGTTCAACGCGCCGTTCGGCGCGTGCCCCGAATGCTCCGGCCTCGGCACCAAGATGTCGGTCGACCCCGAGCTCGTCATCGGCGACCCGGACCTCAGCCTCAACGAAGGCGTCATCCTGCCGTGGCAGCAGCAGGGCAAGGGCCTCTACAACTACTTCCAGCGTCTGCTCGAGGGGCTCGCGCGCGACATGGGCTTCTCACTCGACACCCCGTGGGGCGACCTGAGCGACGAAGTGCGCACCGCGATCCTCGAGGGCAACAACTTCGAAGTGCAGGTGCGCTGGCGCAACCGCTACGGCCGTGAGATGAAGTACTCCACCGGCTTCGAGGGCGTCATGCCCTACATCGAGCGCAAGTACCACGAGGCCGAGAGCGACTGGTCGCAGCAGCGGCACGGCGAGTACCTGCGCGAGATCCCGTGCCCGGTGTGCGAGGGCAAGCGCCTCAAGCCCGAGGTGCTCTCCGTGCTCGTGCACTCGCAGAGCATCTCCGACGTCGCCGAGCTCAGCCTGCTCGACTCCTACCAGTTCATGCAGCGGCTCGAACTCACCGCGCGTGAGGCGCGCATCGCCGCGCAGGTGCTGCGCGAGATCCGTGTACGCCTCGAGTTCCTCATCGAGGTCGGCCTCGGCTACCTGTCGATGGCCCGCGCCGCGGCGACCCTCTCAGGCGGCGAGGCCCAGCGCATCCGGCTCGCAACGCAGATCGGTTCGGGTCTCACCGGCGTGCTGTACGTGCTCGACGAGCCGAGCATCGGCCTGCACCAGCGCGACAACCGCCGGCTCATCGAGACGCTCGTCAAGCTCAAGAACCTCGGCAACACGCTCATCGTCGTCGAGCACGACGAGGACACCATCCGCACCGCCGACTGGATCGTCGACATCGGCCCCGGCGCCGGCGAGCTCGGCGGCACCGTCGTGCACTCCGGTGACTACCGGGCACTCATGGCCAACGAGCACTCCCTCACCGGCGACTACCTCTCCGGCCGCAAGTCCATCGCCACGCCGAAGAAGCGGCGCAAGATCGACAAGAAGCGGCAGCTCACCGTCGAAGGCGCGCGCGCCAACAACCTGCGCGATGTGACCGTGAGCTTCCCGCTCGGCGCATTCGTCGCCGTCACCGGCGTGAGCGGATCGGGCAAGTCGTCGCTGGTGAACGACATCCTCTACAAGGTGCTCGCCAACCGGCTCAACGGGGCCCGCCGAATCCCGGGCAAGCACCGCCGGATCACCGGGCTCGACAACCTGGACAAGGTCGTGCACGTCGACCAGGCGCCGATCGGCCGCACCCCGCGCTCCAACCCCGCGACCTACACGGGCGTCTTCGACCGCATCCGCACCCTCTTCGCCGAGACGATGGAGGCGAAGACCCGCGGCTACCTGCCCGGACGCTTCAGCTTCAACGTCAAGGGCGGCCGGTGCGAGAACTGCGCCGGTGACGGCACCATCAAGATCGAGATGAACTTCCTGCCCGACGTCTACGTGGCGTGCGAGGTGTGCGGGGGAGCCCGGTACAACCGCGACACCCTCTCGGTTCACTACAAGGGCAAGAACATCGCCGAGGTGCTCGACATGCCGATCGCCGAGGCGGCGGAGTTCTTCGAGCCGATCACCGCGATCCACCGCTACCTCAAGACGCTCGTCGACGTCGGCCTCGGCTACGTGCGGCTCGGTCAGAGCGCGACGACCCTCTCCGGCGGTGAGGCGCAGCGGGTGAAGCTCGCGACCGAGCTGCAGAAGCGGTCGAACGGCCGCAGCATCTACGTGCTCGACGAGCCCACCACGGGTCTTCATTTCGAGGATGTGCGCAAGCTGCTGCTCGTGCTCAACGGGCTCGTCGACAAGGGCAACACCGTCGTCGTGATCGAGCACAACCTCGACGTCATCAAGTCGGCGGACTGGCTCATCGACATGGGACCCGAGGGGGGAGCCGGCGGCGGTCAGGTGATCGCGACGGGGACCCCTGAGCAGCTCGCGAAGAGCCCTGACAGCCACACGGCGGTCTTCCTGCGGGAGATCCTCGCCCAGTGA
- the uvrB gene encoding excinuclease ABC subunit UvrB, with amino-acid sequence MQTTRSVRPFEVISEYQPSGDQPQAIHELAARINAGETDVVLLGATGTGKSATTAWLIEQVQRPTLVLAHNKTLAAQLATEFRDLMPNNAIEYFVSYYDYYQPEAYVPQTDTFIEKDSSINAEVERLRHSTTNSLLSRRDVVVVSTVSCIYGLGAAEEYLEAMVALQVGDRIPRDQLVRKFVNMQYQRNDLDFSRGKFRVRGDTVEIIPVYEEHAIRIEMFGDEIEALYSLHPLTGEVIQKLDAVSVFPATHYAASPDTMKRAIETIKVELGERLTELERQGKLLEAQRLRMRTTFDLEMMEQIGFCNGIENYSRHIDGRAPGEAPHCLLDYFPEDFLVVIDESHVTVPQIGAMFEGDASRKRTLVEHGFRLPSAMDNRPLKWEEFLERVGQKVYLSATPGKYELGITDSIVEQIIRPTGLIDPEIVVKPTKGQIDDLLEQIRLRVERDERVLVTTLTKKMAEELTDYLGEAGVRVRYLHSDVDTLRRVELLTELRAGVYDVLVGINLLREGLDLPEVSLVAILDADKEGFLRSSTSLIQTIGRAARNVSGQVHMYADVLTDSMKMAIEETNRRREKQVAYNTEHGIDPQPLRKKIADITDVLAREGADTAALLKGRDGKKRSPTPGLRREGLAAQGAGELETIIADLNEQMLNAAAELKFELAARLRDEVSELKKELRQMETVGHVR; translated from the coding sequence ATGCAGACGACCCGTTCCGTGCGCCCGTTCGAGGTCATCAGCGAGTACCAGCCGAGCGGCGACCAGCCGCAGGCGATCCACGAGCTCGCCGCCCGCATCAACGCCGGCGAGACCGACGTCGTGCTGCTCGGCGCGACCGGTACCGGTAAGTCCGCGACCACCGCGTGGCTCATCGAGCAGGTGCAACGGCCCACGCTCGTGCTCGCCCACAACAAGACGCTCGCCGCGCAGCTCGCGACGGAGTTCCGCGACCTGATGCCGAACAACGCCATCGAGTACTTCGTGTCGTACTACGACTACTACCAGCCCGAGGCGTACGTGCCGCAGACCGACACCTTCATCGAGAAGGACAGCTCGATCAACGCCGAGGTGGAGCGCTTGCGCCACTCGACCACGAACTCGCTGCTCAGCCGGCGTGACGTGGTGGTCGTCTCGACCGTCTCGTGCATCTACGGCCTCGGTGCCGCGGAGGAGTACCTCGAGGCGATGGTCGCCCTGCAGGTCGGCGATCGCATCCCGCGCGACCAGCTCGTGCGCAAGTTCGTCAACATGCAGTACCAGCGCAACGACCTCGACTTCTCGCGCGGCAAGTTCCGGGTGCGCGGCGACACGGTCGAGATCATCCCGGTGTACGAAGAGCACGCCATCCGCATCGAGATGTTCGGCGACGAGATCGAGGCGCTGTACTCGCTGCACCCGCTCACCGGCGAGGTCATCCAGAAGCTCGACGCGGTGTCGGTGTTCCCGGCGACCCACTACGCCGCGAGCCCCGACACGATGAAGCGCGCCATCGAGACGATCAAGGTCGAGCTCGGCGAACGGCTCACCGAACTCGAACGTCAGGGCAAGCTGCTCGAGGCGCAGCGGCTGCGGATGCGCACGACCTTCGACCTCGAGATGATGGAGCAGATCGGCTTCTGCAACGGCATCGAGAACTACTCGCGGCACATCGACGGCCGCGCCCCCGGTGAGGCGCCGCACTGCTTGCTCGACTACTTCCCCGAGGACTTCCTCGTCGTCATCGACGAGTCGCACGTGACCGTGCCGCAGATCGGCGCGATGTTCGAGGGCGACGCGTCGCGCAAACGCACCCTCGTGGAGCACGGTTTCCGCCTGCCGAGCGCGATGGACAACCGTCCGCTCAAGTGGGAGGAGTTCCTCGAGCGCGTCGGGCAGAAGGTGTACCTCTCGGCGACACCGGGCAAGTACGAGCTCGGCATCACCGACAGCATCGTCGAGCAGATCATCCGCCCGACCGGCCTCATCGACCCCGAAATCGTCGTCAAGCCGACGAAGGGGCAGATCGACGACCTGCTCGAGCAGATCCGGCTGCGGGTCGAGCGCGACGAACGCGTGCTCGTCACGACGCTCACGAAGAAGATGGCGGAGGAGCTCACCGACTACCTCGGCGAGGCCGGCGTGCGCGTGCGTTATCTGCACTCCGACGTCGACACGCTGCGGCGCGTCGAGCTGCTCACCGAGCTGCGCGCCGGCGTCTACGACGTGCTCGTCGGCATCAACCTGCTCCGCGAGGGCCTCGACCTCCCCGAGGTGTCGCTCGTCGCGATCCTCGACGCCGACAAGGAGGGCTTCCTGCGCTCGTCGACGTCGCTCATCCAGACGATCGGCCGCGCCGCGCGGAACGTCTCCGGTCAGGTGCACATGTACGCCGATGTGCTCACCGACTCGATGAAGATGGCGATCGAGGAGACGAACCGGCGTCGCGAGAAGCAGGTCGCCTACAACACCGAGCACGGCATCGACCCGCAGCCGCTGCGGAAGAAGATCGCGGACATCACCGATGTGCTCGCGCGCGAGGGAGCCGACACGGCGGCGCTGCTCAAGGGTCGCGACGGCAAGAAGCGCTCGCCCACCCCCGGGCTGCGCCGCGAGGGACTCGCCGCGCAAGGCGCCGGCGAACTCGAGACGATCATCGCCGACCTCAACGAGCAGATGCTCAATGCGGCCGCCGAGCTCAAGTTCGAACTCGCCGCGCGGCTGCGCGACGAGGTGTCGGAGCTCAAGAAGGAGCTGCGGCAGATGGAGACCGTCGGCCACGTGCGATGA
- the coaE gene encoding dephospho-CoA kinase: MFLLGLTGGIAAGKSVVARRLVELGAVHVDADVLAREVVEPGTPGLAAIAERFGPGVLAADGSLDRPALGAIVFSDDAARADLNAITHPAVWRRARELFAEAEARDPHAVVVYDVPLLVEAMRERSFGFDLVVVVHADRAERIRRLVEVRGMSPQEAEGRVTAQASDAERLAVADVVIDTNGTMDETIAAVDALWERARGR, translated from the coding sequence ATGTTCCTTCTCGGGCTCACCGGCGGCATCGCCGCGGGCAAGTCGGTCGTCGCCCGTCGCCTCGTCGAGCTCGGTGCCGTGCACGTGGATGCCGACGTGCTCGCGCGCGAGGTCGTCGAGCCGGGCACGCCCGGACTCGCCGCGATCGCCGAGCGGTTCGGCCCCGGAGTGCTCGCCGCCGACGGCAGCCTCGATCGACCCGCCCTCGGGGCCATCGTCTTCTCCGACGACGCCGCACGCGCGGATCTCAACGCCATCACGCATCCGGCCGTCTGGCGGCGGGCGCGCGAGCTGTTCGCCGAGGCCGAGGCACGCGACCCGCACGCGGTCGTCGTCTACGACGTGCCGCTGCTCGTCGAGGCGATGCGCGAACGCTCGTTCGGGTTCGACCTCGTGGTCGTCGTGCACGCCGACCGGGCCGAACGCATCCGCCGCCTCGTCGAGGTGCGCGGCATGTCGCCACAGGAGGCGGAGGGCCGCGTCACCGCGCAGGCGAGCGACGCCGAACGGCTCGCGGTCGCCGACGTGGTCATCGACACGAACGGCACGATGGACGAGACGATCGCCGCGGTCGACGCGCTGTGGGAGCGCGCCAGGGGCCGCTGA
- a CDS encoding DUF4126 domain-containing protein, with translation MLEALAGTGLAAAAGLNAYIPLLALGLAGRFVDVVQLPIGWAWLSNEWVLVGLGVLLVIEFVADKVPAVDTVNDWIQTLVRPASGGIVFGGGALTETAVVTDPAEFFESNQWVPIVTGVAVALAVHLAKMALRAVANTLTFGAAAPVLSTVEDIGSVSLSVFALLFPLLVVVVLAALVVALVLVFRRLRRRRAERAVAPA, from the coding sequence ATGCTCGAGGCCCTCGCCGGTACCGGGCTCGCGGCGGCCGCGGGCCTCAACGCCTATATCCCGCTGCTCGCGCTCGGGCTCGCCGGCCGCTTCGTCGACGTGGTGCAGTTGCCTATTGGGTGGGCGTGGTTGAGCAACGAGTGGGTGCTCGTGGGTCTCGGAGTGCTGCTCGTGATCGAGTTCGTCGCCGACAAGGTGCCGGCCGTCGACACGGTGAACGACTGGATCCAGACCCTCGTGCGGCCGGCGTCCGGCGGCATCGTCTTCGGGGGCGGCGCTCTCACCGAGACGGCGGTCGTCACCGATCCGGCGGAGTTCTTCGAGTCGAACCAATGGGTGCCGATCGTCACCGGCGTCGCCGTCGCCCTCGCGGTGCACCTGGCCAAGATGGCGTTGCGGGCCGTCGCGAACACGCTCACGTTCGGGGCCGCGGCGCCGGTGCTCAGCACGGTCGAGGACATCGGGAGCGTCTCGCTGAGCGTGTTCGCGCTGCTGTTCCCGCTGTTGGTCGTCGTGGTGCTCGCGGCCCTCGTCGTGGCGCTCGTGCTCGTCTTCCGGCGCTTGCGCCGACGTCGTGCCGAGCGGGCGGTCGCTCCCGCGTAA
- a CDS encoding GNAT family N-acetyltransferase, translating into MTDSRELLDLFDRRVRGDLDAMADGAPAERDGPVVRVTFPGSGFIGTPADTGYRGARLDALIARQREHFAARGLPVEWKTYGYDRPHDLTERLRAAGFVPEEQETLLVAPTATLAGLPTEVDGVVFRETTDAADLAAIGRLHTEVWNADWSWIADDLAGRIVAGADRIRILLAEADGMLVSAAWLVMRPAAPFAGLWGGSTLPEWRRRGIYRALVARRARIAAERGYWYLQVDASEMSRPVLERLGFQALTTTTPYVWSP; encoded by the coding sequence GTGACCGACTCGCGCGAACTGCTCGATCTGTTCGACCGCCGCGTGCGCGGCGACCTCGACGCCATGGCGGACGGCGCGCCGGCCGAGCGCGACGGCCCCGTCGTGCGCGTCACGTTCCCGGGTTCCGGATTCATCGGCACCCCCGCGGACACGGGCTACCGCGGCGCCCGCCTCGACGCGCTCATCGCCCGGCAGCGCGAACACTTCGCGGCGCGCGGTCTGCCGGTGGAGTGGAAGACGTACGGCTACGACCGTCCGCACGATCTGACCGAGCGGCTGCGGGCCGCGGGATTCGTGCCGGAAGAGCAGGAGACCCTTCTCGTCGCACCGACCGCCACGCTCGCGGGTCTGCCCACGGAGGTCGACGGCGTCGTCTTCCGCGAGACGACGGACGCCGCGGACCTCGCTGCCATCGGCCGGTTGCACACCGAGGTCTGGAACGCGGACTGGAGCTGGATCGCCGACGACCTGGCCGGGCGGATCGTGGCCGGCGCCGATCGCATCCGGATCCTCCTCGCCGAGGCCGACGGGATGCTCGTCTCCGCCGCCTGGCTCGTCATGCGACCGGCCGCCCCGTTCGCGGGACTGTGGGGAGGGTCGACCCTGCCGGAATGGCGGCGGCGCGGGATCTACCGGGCGCTCGTGGCGCGGCGCGCCCGGATCGCCGCGGAACGCGGCTACTGGTATCTGCAGGTGGACGCCTCGGAGATGAGTCGCCCCGTGCTCGAGCGACTCGGTTTCCAGGCGCTCACCACGACGACGCCCTACGTCTGGTCGCCCTGA
- the rpsA gene encoding 30S ribosomal protein S1: MTIATTDKAAKQVAINDIGSADDFLAAVEKTLKFFNDGDLIEGTVVKIDRDEVLLDVGYKTEGVIPSRELSIKHDVDPSEVVGVGDSVEALVLQKEDKEGRLILSKKRAQYERAWGDVEKIKEADGVVTGSVIEVVKGGLIVDIGLRGFLPASLIELRRVRDLTPYLGQEIEAKILELDKNRNNVVLSRRALLEQTQSESRTTFLNNLQKGQVRKGVVSSIVNFGAFVDLGGVDGLVHVSELSWKHIEHASEVVEVGQEVTVEILEVDLDRERVSLSLKATQEDPWQVFARTHAIGQIAPGKVTKLVPFGAFVRVADGIEGLVHISELSGKHVELAEQVVSVGDEVFVKIIDIDLERRRISLSLKQANDGIDPENTEFDSGLAALYGMVTEYDEQGNYKFPEGFDAESGEWLEGFEAQREKWEQEYAAAQSRWEAHKAQVAAAANEEPAEIGGSTFSSESAGSGTLADDESLAALRERLSSNN; encoded by the coding sequence ATGACAATCGCAACGACCGACAAGGCCGCGAAGCAGGTCGCGATCAACGACATCGGATCTGCCGACGACTTCCTGGCCGCGGTCGAGAAGACTCTGAAGTTCTTCAACGACGGTGACCTCATCGAAGGCACCGTGGTCAAGATCGACCGTGACGAGGTCCTCCTCGACGTCGGTTACAAGACCGAGGGTGTCATCCCCTCCCGCGAACTCTCCATCAAGCACGACGTCGACCCCAGTGAGGTCGTCGGCGTCGGCGACAGTGTCGAGGCCCTCGTTCTCCAGAAGGAGGACAAGGAAGGCCGTCTGATCCTCTCCAAGAAGCGTGCGCAGTACGAGCGCGCCTGGGGAGACGTCGAGAAGATCAAGGAGGCCGACGGTGTGGTCACCGGTTCGGTCATCGAGGTCGTCAAGGGCGGCCTGATCGTCGACATCGGACTCCGCGGCTTCCTCCCGGCTTCGCTCATCGAGCTGCGCCGCGTGCGCGACCTGACCCCGTACCTGGGTCAGGAGATCGAGGCGAAGATCCTCGAGCTCGACAAGAACCGCAACAACGTCGTGCTGTCGCGCCGTGCCCTGCTCGAGCAGACGCAGAGCGAGTCCCGCACCACGTTCCTCAACAACCTCCAGAAGGGGCAGGTCCGCAAGGGCGTCGTCTCGTCGATCGTCAACTTCGGTGCGTTCGTCGACCTCGGCGGCGTGGACGGCCTCGTGCACGTCTCGGAGCTCAGCTGGAAGCACATCGAGCACGCCAGCGAGGTCGTCGAGGTCGGCCAGGAGGTCACCGTCGAGATCCTCGAGGTGGACCTCGACCGCGAGCGCGTCTCCCTGTCGCTCAAGGCGACGCAGGAGGACCCGTGGCAGGTCTTCGCCCGCACCCACGCGATCGGTCAGATCGCGCCGGGCAAGGTCACGAAGCTCGTGCCGTTCGGTGCGTTCGTGCGTGTCGCCGACGGCATCGAGGGCCTCGTGCACATCTCGGAGCTCTCGGGCAAGCACGTCGAGCTCGCCGAGCAGGTCGTGTCGGTCGGTGACGAGGTGTTCGTCAAGATCATCGACATCGACCTCGAGCGTCGCCGCATCTCGCTGTCGCTCAAGCAGGCGAACGACGGGATCGACCCGGAGAACACCGAGTTCGACTCCGGCCTCGCCGCGCTCTACGGCATGGTCACCGAGTACGACGAGCAGGGCAACTACAAGTTCCCGGAGGGCTTCGACGCGGAGTCGGGCGAATGGCTCGAGGGCTTCGAGGCTCAGCGCGAGAAGTGGGAGCAGGAGTACGCCGCCGCGCAGTCGCGCTGGGAGGCGCACAAGGCGCAGGTCGCCGCTGCTGCCAACGAGGAGCCTGCCGAGATCGGCGGCTCGACCTTCTCGAGCGAGTCGGCCGGCAGCGGAACGCTCGCCGACGACGAGTCGCTGGCCGCTCTGCGTGAGCGTCTGTCGAGCAACAACTAA
- a CDS encoding DUF885 domain-containing protein codes for MTDSNAEQQPSAPSRTPSEIDGIAERWVSTLADLDPDIAIWIGIPGRLDEYADLSPAGHARYIDEAKKVLAELDAAQPTDTVDEVTKTDLSSTLRLDLEGSDAGLWMRDVNVIASPAQSIREVFDLMPRASVDDWGTIARRMTNVPGAIEGYIETLRTGIAEGVMPARRQVREVGEQVTRYAAPDGFFATLAAEAAVEGDAQELPESLRSDLRRGAETAAAAYGRLAEFFTTELQSAAPDVDGVGRDLYALRSRHFLGAEIDLDETYEWGIEELARMVEEQTAIANEILPGATVEEAIAHLEKDESRKLRGTEALREWMQQLSDRAVDELSRSHFDIPDPVKRLECMIAPTQEGGIYYTSPSDDFSRPGRMWWSVPEGVTEFDTWRETTTVYHEGVPGHHLQLGQAVYNRATLNTWRRQLAGTSGHAEGWALYAERLMQDLGYLDDPADRLGMLDGQRMRAARVVLDIGVHLGKPRLDGTGTWDYDYAFEFMKSNVNMNEPFVRFEVNRYFGWPGQAPSYKVGQRIWEQIRDEYRTREGDAFSMKRFHRTALDLGGVGLDTLRTTLLG; via the coding sequence ATGACCGACTCGAACGCCGAGCAGCAGCCGTCCGCCCCCTCCCGCACGCCGTCCGAGATCGACGGGATCGCGGAGCGCTGGGTGTCGACCCTCGCCGACCTCGACCCCGACATCGCCATCTGGATCGGCATCCCGGGGCGGCTCGACGAGTACGCCGACCTGTCGCCCGCGGGGCACGCCCGGTACATCGACGAGGCGAAGAAGGTGCTCGCCGAGCTCGACGCCGCGCAGCCGACCGACACGGTCGACGAGGTCACGAAGACCGACCTCTCGTCGACGCTCCGCCTCGACCTCGAGGGCTCGGACGCCGGACTGTGGATGCGCGACGTCAACGTCATCGCCTCGCCCGCCCAGAGCATCCGCGAGGTCTTCGACCTCATGCCGCGTGCATCCGTCGACGACTGGGGCACGATCGCCCGTCGCATGACGAACGTGCCCGGCGCCATCGAGGGCTACATCGAGACGCTGCGGACCGGCATCGCCGAGGGCGTCATGCCGGCGCGTCGCCAGGTGCGCGAGGTGGGGGAGCAGGTCACCCGTTACGCCGCCCCCGACGGGTTCTTCGCGACCCTCGCCGCCGAGGCGGCCGTCGAGGGGGACGCTCAGGAGCTGCCCGAGTCCCTCCGATCCGACCTGCGTCGCGGTGCCGAGACCGCGGCCGCCGCCTATGGCCGCCTCGCCGAGTTCTTCACGACCGAGCTGCAGTCCGCCGCCCCCGACGTGGACGGCGTCGGTCGCGACCTCTACGCGTTGCGTTCACGCCACTTCCTCGGGGCTGAGATCGACCTCGACGAGACCTACGAGTGGGGCATCGAGGAACTCGCCCGCATGGTCGAGGAGCAGACGGCGATCGCGAACGAGATCCTGCCCGGCGCCACCGTCGAGGAGGCGATCGCGCACCTGGAGAAGGACGAGAGCCGCAAGCTCCGCGGCACCGAGGCGCTCCGCGAGTGGATGCAGCAGCTCAGCGACCGTGCCGTCGACGAGCTGTCGCGCTCGCACTTCGACATCCCCGACCCGGTCAAGCGTCTCGAGTGCATGATCGCGCCGACCCAGGAGGGCGGCATCTACTACACGAGCCCGAGCGACGACTTCTCGCGTCCCGGGCGGATGTGGTGGTCGGTGCCCGAGGGCGTCACCGAGTTCGACACCTGGCGCGAGACCACGACCGTCTACCACGAGGGCGTGCCCGGTCACCACCTGCAGCTCGGTCAGGCCGTCTACAACCGGGCGACGCTGAACACCTGGCGCCGTCAGCTCGCCGGCACGAGCGGGCACGCCGAGGGCTGGGCGCTCTACGCCGAGCGGCTCATGCAGGACCTCGGCTACCTCGACGACCCGGCCGACCGGCTCGGCATGCTCGACGGGCAGCGGATGCGCGCCGCGCGCGTCGTGCTCGACATCGGCGTGCACCTCGGCAAGCCGCGCCTCGACGGCACCGGCACGTGGGACTACGACTACGCGTTCGAGTTCATGAAGAGCAACGTGAACATGAACGAGCCGTTCGTGCGGTTCGAGGTGAACCGGTACTTCGGGTGGCCGGGGCAGGCGCCGTCGTACAAGGTCGGTCAGCGGATCTGGGAGCAGATCCGCGACGAGTACCGCACCCGCGAGGGCGACGCCTTCTCGATGAAGCGGTTCCACCGCACGGCGCTCGATCTCGGCGGCGTCGGCCTCGACACGCTGCGCACAACCCTGCTGGGCTGA
- a CDS encoding HPr family phosphocarrier protein: MPERTVTVASSVGLHARPASLFAQAAAKAGVPVTLTSSKGKSVNAASILGVLSLGIGHGEEVTLAAEGENADAALDSLVELLGTDLDKE, translated from the coding sequence ATGCCCGAACGCACCGTCACCGTCGCCTCGAGCGTCGGCCTGCACGCCCGCCCCGCATCGCTGTTCGCCCAGGCCGCCGCGAAGGCCGGCGTGCCGGTCACGCTCACCTCGTCGAAGGGCAAGAGCGTGAACGCGGCGAGCATCCTCGGTGTGCTCTCGCTCGGCATCGGCCACGGCGAAGAGGTCACCCTCGCCGCCGAGGGGGAGAACGCGGATGCCGCGCTCGACTCGCTCGTCGAGCTGCTGGGCACCGACCTCGACAAGGAGTGA